The DNA window TTGGAACGGTCTCAAATGTCATGAGCACCGCTACCTGCTCACAGATGTCCTGAAAGATGAATTAGGATTTCAAGGTTTTATTGTTTCAGATTGGGATGGAATTGATTGTCTGGCTGAAGATTTCGGAAAGGCTGTAGAGCTGGGTCTGAATGCAGGAATGGATATGTTTATGGTCACTGAAAAGTGGCAGGAGTTTATTGAACACGCCAAGTCACTTGTTCTCGCTGGTAGAGTCCCCAGGAAACGCCTGGAAGACGCAGTCAGAAGAATTCTCAGGGTCAAATTCGAATTTGGTTTATTTGACAAACCCAGACCTGCAGAGCGCAAACTTTCCAGACGAACCGAGATATTCGGTTCCAGGGAACACCGTGAAGTTGCCCGAGAAGCAGTGCGTAAATCTCTGGTTATGCTCAAAAACGAAGAGGCATTCCTCCCCCTTGATAAAAATGCCCGGATTCTGGTAGCTGGCAAAAATGCCAATAATCGTGGTCACCAGTGTGGTGGGTTTACCGTTAACTGGCAGGGCGCCACCAGCAATGACGAGATTCCTGGTGGTCAATCCATCTGGGAGGGCATTCAAGCACTTGCTCCTGGAGCAGTTTTAAGCGAAAATCTGGATGGTGACGAAGCCAATCCTGATGCCCATGATGTCGCCATCGTAGTCATCGGAGAAACACCTTATGCAGAAATGCTAGGGGATGTTCGGGTCCCAGGATTGCTGCAAGAATACACCACTTTTCCCAATAGCACTCCAATACCCATTGACGATACCGAAGTGGCAGAAGTCTATGCCACGAATCTGTATCTCCACGAGATGCATCCCGAAGATATTGCAGTTATTGAAACAATTAGAGCGCGAGGCATTCCCGTGGTAACTGTCATGGTTTGCGGTCGTCCCCTGGTGGTTGAAAAAGAACTTGATGCATCCACCGCCTTTGTCGTTGCCTGGCTACCAGGATCAGAGGGTCAGGGTGTAGCTGATGTCCTGTTTGGTGATTTTGATATTCAGGGAAAACTGAGTGTTTCCTGGCCAAAATATGACAATGAGAACTGGAATGTTGGGGACCTGGACTACAATCCTAGATTCCCATATGGCTTTGGTTTCCAGTACGACAAATCAAAGAGCTAAGGTTTGGCATTATGAAAATTCAATTTCCCAAAGGCATAGTCATTCTTCTTTTCAGTGCAATTCTGATTGGCTGCCATCATCGTTCAGCACTACCTGAGTCTGAGGTTTCCCAGCCTGAATCAAATGTCGCTGCTCTCGCCCTTCAAGTTGGTGCTGACCATACCCCATTTCTGAAGGAAACGCCATTTGTCAAACGTCCTTTCAAGCCATATATCGGTGAAGAATGGATAGGAAATGCGATTTCTTACGGGTGCTATCGCAAGGGTCAAGCCCCAGGTGTGAAAACGCCAACAGAGGCTGAAATTCTTGAAGATCTCAACATCCTGTCTCCCCACTGGAATCTTATACGGGTATATGGAGCAGATGAAGCTGCCGAACGTGTTCTGAAGGTGATTCACGAGAATCAGCTGCCCTTCAGGCTTTTACTGGGTATCTGGCTTGAGAACGAAACAAAACGTCCAGAGCGCAGAGCAGAAAACCTGGAACAGGTCAACAAAGGCATTGCATTGGCCAACCAGTATCCCACTGAAGTAATTGCCATCAATGTTGGAAATGAGTCCCAGGTCAACTGGTCCTGGCATCGCATGGATATGGATGTTTTGATTCAGTATATCCGGGCGGTACGTCAATTTACCAATCAGCCTGTTACCACATCGGACGATTATAATTTCTGGAATAAACCAGAGAGTAAGGCTGTGGCTGATGAAGTTGATTTCATAGCGCTACATGCCTATGCCCTTTGGAATGGTCAGCTATTGGACCATGCCATGACATGGACAGACAGTATCTACCGAGACATCCAATCAAGGCATTCTGATCTGGATATTGCTCTCACAGAAACAGGGTGGGCCACCACCTATAATCCCACCAAAATGGGTCCCGGTGAACAGGGCACATTGATGAAAGGTGAGGTTGGCATAAAGGCTCAGGAAAAGTTTATAACAGAATTTTGGGATTGGGCTGAAACCGGGAAGATCACCACATTCCTCTTTGAGGCTTTCGATGAACCCTGGAAGGGTGGCGGTGATCAATCCGGTCCTGACGAAGTGGAAAAACATTGGGGCATCTTTTATGAAGATCGCAGCCCCAAACAGTCTTTTATCAATTATCTCGCAGAACGCGAGAAACATCAAGAGCATCCAATGTAAGGTGATGATTTTTTAATCTCCAGGATGGGGGCGTAACAAACATTGGGTTACAAGTGATATTTGAGGTTAATGAAAATAAACGTGGAGAATACATGAAACATAAAATGATACAAACAAGCGTTTTAGCATGCTTGATATCCATGGCCAGCGTGGGCTTTGCCCAGGTCGCTCCCATTGATTTTGAGACAGAAGGCAATGGTGCCGATTGGACCTGGACTCCTTTTGAGAATGATTCTAACCCCCCTGTTGGTGTGGTAGCGAACCCGGATCAAACTGGAATCAACACTTCAGCCACTGCGGCTTCTTTTACGGCCCTCACCACAGGCCAACCCTGGGCTGGTTGTGAATCGCAACATGGAGCGGATATAGGTACATACTCTATAAATGTCTCCAATAGCACCATTAAGATCATGGTGTACAAGCCTGTACTCAGCGATGTGGGCATCAAATTGGTAAAGCCTGATGGCTGGTCAATGGGCGAAATCAAAGTAGCCAATACTGTCATAAATGAATGGGAAGAGCTCACATTTGATTTCTCAAGCCAGATGCAGGATGGGTACGATCAGATTGTGATCTTCCCTGACTTTGATCTTGCTGGTAGAGCGACGGATAATACCTGTTACTTCGATAACATCACCTTTTCAGGACAAGAATTGCCTCCAGGTCCAGCAGCCCACGCTCCAGTACCTACAGAACCAGCAAATGATGTCATCTCTGTCTTTAGTGACAGTTATGAGAATATCGCTGGAACCAACTTCTATCCTGGTTGGGGTCAGGCTACAGTAGTTACAGAAGTTGCCATTGAGGGCAACAATACACTGCTGTATAGCGGTTTGAATTATCAGGGAATCGAATTAGGCAGTACCCAGGATTTAACTGGAATGGAAAACCTTCACGTTGATTTCTGGAGTGCTAACTCGAATGCTCTTCAGGTTTTCCTCATCAGTGTAGCCTCTGGGGAACAAGCTTACACTTTCACAGTCAGTAATGATGCCTGGGTAAGTGTTGATATCCCCCTCACCACATTCTCAGACCTTGGTCTGGCACTCAATGATATTTTCCAACTGAAATTTGTTGGAGATGGTGATGTCTATCTGGACAATCTTTATTTTCTTGGTGAGGTAATAGTTGTCGAGGAAGGACCGAATGCACCCATCGATTTTGAAGTTGATGGTTATGGAGCAGATTGGACCTGGACAGTTTTTGAGAATGATTCGAATCCAGCTTTAGAAATTATTGCCAATCCGTTCAGCTCAGGGATTAATACTTCAGCAACAGTTGCCAAATTTACAGCCTTGCAAGCTGGTGCCCCCTGGGCTGGCGTAGAGTCCCTCCACGGCGGTGGAGACATTGGCACCTTTAGTTTTAGTACGACAAATAGTACGGTTAAAATGATGGTGTACAAAAGTGTCATCAGTGATGTGGGTATCAAATTCGCAGAGTCCAATGGTGAAGCCCAACCTGAGGTTAAAGTCGCCAATACAGTGATCAATGAGTGGGAAGAACTAACCTTTGATCTTTCTGGTAGCATCGGTATGGGTATTACAGGAATTATTGATCAGATCATTGTATTCCCAGATTTTCAAACAAGAACTTCTGAGAACATTTGTTACTTCGATAATATCACCTTCTCCGAGGGTGGTGGTGGACCAGGCGGTGCACCAGAAGTTGCAGCACCTGTTCCAAACGAAAATGCTTCAGGCGTTATTTCTATCTTTAGCGATACTTATACAAACATTGATGGCGTCAATCTGAATCCAGGCTGGGGACAAGCAACCGTTGTGTCTGAAGTAGCAATTGCGGGCAATAATACACTGAAGTATGCTGGTTTGAACTATCAGGGTACTGAGTTTACTGCACAGGATGTTTCAGGAATGAACTACATGCATGTCGACTACTGGACAGACAATTCAACTGCTTTGAACTTTTTTGTGATCAGCCAGACGCCTACAGTTGATAGTGATTATCATACCTTTGCACTAGCATCCGAACAATGGGTAAGTGTGGATATTCCACTGACAACTTATCCCAACGTGGATCTCGCTGATGTATTTCAGTTCAAGGTCGAAGGAAATGGAACTATTTATTGGGATAATCTTTACTTCCATTCTAATCCCGTAAGTGTTGATGACGTGGCTGAATTACTTCCACAGGAATTTGCACTGGAACAAAATTTCCCCAATCC is part of the Candidatus Neomarinimicrobiota bacterium genome and encodes:
- a CDS encoding T9SS type A sorting domain-containing protein is translated as MKHKMIQTSVLACLISMASVGFAQVAPIDFETEGNGADWTWTPFENDSNPPVGVVANPDQTGINTSATAASFTALTTGQPWAGCESQHGADIGTYSINVSNSTIKIMVYKPVLSDVGIKLVKPDGWSMGEIKVANTVINEWEELTFDFSSQMQDGYDQIVIFPDFDLAGRATDNTCYFDNITFSGQELPPGPAAHAPVPTEPANDVISVFSDSYENIAGTNFYPGWGQATVVTEVAIEGNNTLLYSGLNYQGIELGSTQDLTGMENLHVDFWSANSNALQVFLISVASGEQAYTFTVSNDAWVSVDIPLTTFSDLGLALNDIFQLKFVGDGDVYLDNLYFLGEVIVVEEGPNAPIDFEVDGYGADWTWTVFENDSNPALEIIANPFSSGINTSATVAKFTALQAGAPWAGVESLHGGGDIGTFSFSTTNSTVKMMVYKSVISDVGIKFAESNGEAQPEVKVANTVINEWEELTFDLSGSIGMGITGIIDQIIVFPDFQTRTSENICYFDNITFSEGGGGPGGAPEVAAPVPNENASGVISIFSDTYTNIDGVNLNPGWGQATVVSEVAIAGNNTLKYAGLNYQGTEFTAQDVSGMNYMHVDYWTDNSTALNFFVISQTPTVDSDYHTFALASEQWVSVDIPLTTYPNVDLADVFQFKVEGNGTIYWDNLYFHSNPVSVDDVAELLPQEFALEQNFPNPFNPSTTIRYSLVESGHVALKLFNINGQEVAKLVDEMAGSGEYIYNLNAGNLAAGTYIYSLTVGQQSSVKKMVLIK
- a CDS encoding glycoside hydrolase family 3 protein; protein product: MNRYEKQITELMSKMNLDQMVGQLVQPERQFVTPAQVKKYHIGSVLSGGGSVPGDNAPEDWIAMNDEYWAASMEADEDHLAIPIVYGVDAIHGNSNVTGAVVFPHNIGLGAARDPDLMERIAKTTAREIAVTGVEWTFAPTLAVVRNDHWGRTYESYSEDPKIVSEYAPRFIAGLQGNFGEENVIACAKHFVGDGTTVHGIDQGDAQIDEAELRRLHIPPYQAAIEAGVLTVMASLNSWNGLKCHEHRYLLTDVLKDELGFQGFIVSDWDGIDCLAEDFGKAVELGLNAGMDMFMVTEKWQEFIEHAKSLVLAGRVPRKRLEDAVRRILRVKFEFGLFDKPRPAERKLSRRTEIFGSREHREVAREAVRKSLVMLKNEEAFLPLDKNARILVAGKNANNRGHQCGGFTVNWQGATSNDEIPGGQSIWEGIQALAPGAVLSENLDGDEANPDAHDVAIVVIGETPYAEMLGDVRVPGLLQEYTTFPNSTPIPIDDTEVAEVYATNLYLHEMHPEDIAVIETIRARGIPVVTVMVCGRPLVVEKELDASTAFVVAWLPGSEGQGVADVLFGDFDIQGKLSVSWPKYDNENWNVGDLDYNPRFPYGFGFQYDKSKS
- a CDS encoding glycosyl hydrolase family 17, which encodes MKIQFPKGIVILLFSAILIGCHHRSALPESEVSQPESNVAALALQVGADHTPFLKETPFVKRPFKPYIGEEWIGNAISYGCYRKGQAPGVKTPTEAEILEDLNILSPHWNLIRVYGADEAAERVLKVIHENQLPFRLLLGIWLENETKRPERRAENLEQVNKGIALANQYPTEVIAINVGNESQVNWSWHRMDMDVLIQYIRAVRQFTNQPVTTSDDYNFWNKPESKAVADEVDFIALHAYALWNGQLLDHAMTWTDSIYRDIQSRHSDLDIALTETGWATTYNPTKMGPGEQGTLMKGEVGIKAQEKFITEFWDWAETGKITTFLFEAFDEPWKGGGDQSGPDEVEKHWGIFYEDRSPKQSFINYLAEREKHQEHPM